A stretch of the Streptomyces sp. NBC_00078 genome encodes the following:
- a CDS encoding nitroreductase family deazaflavin-dependent oxidoreductase translates to MPLEGEYEPSPAQWVRDQVELYESSGGTKGTTLRDTGLPVIVLTNRGVKSGKIRKTPLMRVEHDGRYAVVASQGGAPEHPVWYHNLKADPQVELQDGPEKRAYVAREISGAERDEWWERAVEAYPPYADYQKKTDRQIPVFVLEPGEK, encoded by the coding sequence ATGCCTCTCGAGGGCGAGTACGAACCGAGTCCGGCGCAGTGGGTGCGGGATCAGGTGGAGCTGTACGAGAGCTCCGGTGGCACGAAGGGGACGACCCTGCGGGACACCGGGCTGCCCGTGATCGTGCTCACGAACCGCGGCGTCAAGAGCGGCAAGATCCGCAAGACGCCGCTGATGCGTGTCGAGCACGACGGCCGGTACGCCGTGGTCGCCTCGCAGGGCGGCGCCCCCGAGCACCCGGTCTGGTACCACAACCTCAAGGCCGACCCCCAGGTGGAGCTCCAGGACGGACCGGAGAAGCGGGCCTACGTCGCCCGTGAGATCAGCGGCGCCGAGCGGGACGAGTGGTGGGAGCGTGCCGTTGAGGCCTACCCGCCATATGCCGATTACCAGAAGAAGACGGACCGGCAGATCCCGGTCTTCGTCCTCGAACCCGGAGAGAAGTGA
- a CDS encoding glutathione S-transferase family protein, producing MGGGGNSTYGKKSFKRSKSHFTDRITADGRDGWPVEADRYRLVVSRACPWASRALVSRRLLGLENALSLAVADPVQDDRSWRFTLDPRGRDPVLGIRFLSEAYERRETGYPGGVSVPAIVDIPSGKLVTNDYRQLTLDLATEWTALHRDGAPDLYPHALRDEIDTVMADIYEDVNNGVYRAGFATDQEEYEAAYTGVFRRLELLTPRLARQRYLVGDTITEADIRLFTTLVRFDAVYHGHFKCNRWKLAENPVLWAYVRDLYQTPGFGDTVDFDHIKRHYYQVHTGINPTRIVPLGPDPSGWLTPHHREELGGRPFGAGTPPGPAPAAEQIAPQSRP from the coding sequence ATGGGCGGCGGGGGCAACAGCACGTACGGGAAGAAGTCGTTCAAGCGGTCCAAGAGCCACTTCACGGACCGGATCACGGCGGACGGCCGGGACGGGTGGCCGGTGGAGGCGGACCGCTACCGGCTGGTGGTCAGCCGTGCCTGTCCGTGGGCGAGCCGGGCGCTGGTCTCCCGCCGACTGCTCGGACTCGAGAACGCCCTGTCCCTCGCCGTCGCCGACCCGGTCCAGGACGACCGCAGCTGGCGCTTCACCCTGGACCCTCGGGGCCGTGACCCGGTCCTGGGCATCCGCTTCCTCAGCGAGGCCTACGAGCGGCGGGAGACCGGCTACCCGGGAGGCGTGAGCGTGCCCGCGATCGTCGACATCCCCAGCGGGAAGCTGGTCACCAACGACTACCGGCAGCTCACCCTCGACCTCGCCACCGAGTGGACCGCCCTGCACCGCGACGGGGCGCCCGACCTGTACCCGCACGCCCTGCGCGACGAGATCGACACGGTGATGGCGGACATATACGAGGACGTCAACAACGGTGTGTACCGGGCGGGTTTCGCCACGGACCAGGAGGAGTACGAGGCCGCGTACACCGGCGTGTTCCGCCGTCTGGAGCTGCTCACGCCGCGGCTTGCGCGGCAGCGCTATCTGGTCGGCGACACCATCACCGAGGCCGACATCCGCCTGTTCACCACCCTGGTCCGCTTCGACGCCGTCTACCACGGACACTTCAAGTGCAACCGCTGGAAGCTGGCCGAGAACCCGGTGCTGTGGGCGTATGTTCGTGACCTCTACCAGACGCCCGGCTTCGGTGACACCGTCGACTTCGACCACATCAAACGGCACTACTACCAGGTCCACACCGGCATCAACCCGACCCGGATCGTGCCTCTTGGGCCGGATCCGTCCGGGTGGCTCACGCCCCATCACCGCGAAGAACTCGGCGGGCGGCCGTTCGGCGCCGGGACGCCACCGGGGCCCGCGCCCGCGGCCGAGCAGATCGCGCCGCAGAGCCGGCCCTGA
- a CDS encoding ATP/GTP-binding protein produces MDLNGFDHPGRPAAGGTRSVKVMIAGGFGTGKTTMVRSVSDIKPLTTEETLTQASADVDHLIGVADKTETTVSLDFGKISLNESLMLYLFGTPGQERFWFLWNGLFKGALGAVVLVDTRRLASSFRAIEEMERQKVPFVVALNLFPDSKVYPVEEIRDALDIPEHIPVVACDARDRASSRDVLVALIRHLQERSAVALESR; encoded by the coding sequence GTGGACTTGAACGGCTTTGACCATCCCGGCCGCCCGGCGGCCGGCGGCACCCGCTCGGTGAAGGTGATGATCGCCGGCGGTTTCGGCACCGGGAAGACCACCATGGTCCGCTCGGTGAGCGACATCAAGCCGTTGACCACCGAGGAGACGCTCACCCAGGCCAGCGCCGACGTCGACCACCTCATCGGCGTCGCCGACAAGACGGAGACCACCGTCAGCCTGGACTTCGGCAAGATCAGCCTCAACGAGAGCCTGATGCTGTACCTGTTCGGCACGCCCGGGCAGGAGCGGTTCTGGTTCCTGTGGAACGGCCTGTTCAAGGGCGCGCTCGGCGCGGTGGTCCTGGTCGACACCCGGCGGCTGGCCTCCAGCTTCCGGGCGATCGAGGAGATGGAGCGGCAGAAAGTCCCGTTCGTCGTCGCCCTGAACCTCTTCCCCGACTCCAAGGTCTATCCGGTCGAGGAGATACGGGACGCACTGGACATACCCGAACACATCCCGGTCGTGGCCTGCGACGCCCGCGACCGGGCCTCCAGCCGTGACGTACTCGTCGCGCTGATCCGTCATCTTCAGGAACGCTCGGCCGTCGCACTGGAGTCACGATGA
- a CDS encoding roadblock/LC7 domain-containing protein has translation MTQQGTDVSWALRDLVESIPEIRFALVASSDGKAITSFGAEDPDDVDRFAAVVAGLQALAQPVAEQFPKYAGQLRLAMIEVDGGHLFVVRAGVETYLGVLAREGLDQGLLGHQMRDLARRMGELLGTTPRVEEHSG, from the coding sequence ATGACGCAACAGGGAACCGACGTGAGCTGGGCGCTGCGCGATCTGGTGGAATCCATCCCGGAGATCCGTTTCGCCCTCGTGGCCTCCAGCGACGGCAAGGCCATCACATCTTTTGGTGCCGAAGACCCCGACGACGTGGACCGGTTCGCCGCCGTGGTGGCCGGGCTGCAGGCCCTGGCCCAGCCGGTCGCCGAGCAGTTCCCCAAGTACGCGGGGCAGCTGCGGCTGGCGATGATCGAAGTCGACGGCGGCCATCTCTTCGTCGTACGTGCCGGTGTGGAGACGTATCTCGGCGTTCTCGCCCGGGAAGGCCTCGACCAGGGCCTGCTCGGCCACCAGATGAGGGATCTGGCCCGCAGGATGGGTGAGCTCCTCGGCACCACTCCGCGAGTGGAGGAGCACTCTGGATGA
- a CDS encoding cation diffusion facilitator family transporter, translating into MSGTSSHDRTDRRTRVTVLVALAANLVIAVAKAVGGLLAGSPALLSEAAHSVADSLNEVFLLAALRRSRRPADMRHPFGYGKERFFWSLLAAVGIFVMGGCFSFFQGVEALRNGAEEKFSGYVAGLIVLGVAFVAEGASLLRALHQVRRQGGRSGMQDPALRTVVAEDGTAVLGVTLAAAGMALHMVTGQVVWEASASLAIGVLLVFVAYRLGSEARDQLIGESADPETAARIRELLDAQPEIDSVEALFTMKTGLDTALVAARIDLMPGLDSELVEEVAVRIKRSLADAVPEADQIFLDITDRPAQEALESPAATGERGGA; encoded by the coding sequence GTGAGCGGGACATCTTCGCACGACAGGACAGACCGCAGGACTCGCGTCACCGTGCTGGTGGCGCTCGCGGCAAATCTCGTGATCGCGGTGGCGAAGGCCGTCGGCGGCCTGCTGGCCGGATCACCGGCTCTGCTCTCGGAGGCCGCGCACTCCGTGGCCGACAGCCTCAACGAGGTGTTCCTGCTGGCCGCGCTGCGCCGCAGCCGCCGCCCCGCCGACATGCGGCATCCCTTCGGCTACGGCAAGGAGCGCTTCTTCTGGTCGCTCCTCGCGGCCGTCGGAATCTTCGTCATGGGTGGCTGTTTCTCCTTCTTCCAGGGCGTCGAGGCCCTCAGAAACGGCGCCGAGGAGAAGTTCAGCGGCTATGTGGCGGGCCTGATCGTGCTCGGCGTCGCCTTCGTCGCGGAGGGTGCGTCACTGCTGAGGGCGCTGCATCAGGTGCGCCGGCAGGGCGGCAGGAGCGGTATGCAGGACCCCGCACTGCGCACGGTGGTCGCCGAGGACGGCACCGCGGTGCTCGGTGTGACGCTGGCCGCCGCGGGCATGGCGCTGCACATGGTCACCGGACAGGTGGTGTGGGAGGCGTCGGCGTCGCTGGCGATCGGCGTGCTGCTCGTTTTCGTCGCCTACCGCCTGGGCAGCGAGGCGCGCGACCAGCTCATCGGGGAGTCCGCCGACCCGGAGACGGCGGCCCGGATCCGCGAGCTGCTCGACGCGCAGCCCGAGATCGACAGCGTGGAGGCACTGTTCACGATGAAGACGGGCCTCGACACGGCCCTGGTGGCCGCCCGTATCGACCTGATGCCCGGGCTGGACAGCGAGCTGGTCGAGGAGGTCGCCGTACGGATCAAGCGGTCCCTGGCGGACGCCGTGCCCGAGGCCGACCAGATCTTCCTCGACATCACCGACCGGCCGGCCCAGGAGGCGCTGGAAAGCCCCGCCGCGACGGGGGAACGCGGCGGGGCCTGA
- a CDS encoding TetR/AcrR family transcriptional regulator, which yields MSERVVPPDARRRRRPTKQGVVLSEELIVATALRLIEEHGAEALSVRRLGRALGADPSSLYRYFRHTDDLMLAVTDELIGSTLRSWRPTGDWRADLGDLGLRMHAGALAHPRAAVLSSYRVTGRAYEIQAVETILGVLRDAGFHDVEAVRIYHAFVDQSLAFGALDSASVALPKAAREAETAVWWSTYARLPADTHPHIAATARHLVADMPHSSYPAALDLFLSAAAARLAETRAGKET from the coding sequence ATGAGCGAGCGCGTCGTCCCGCCCGATGCCCGGCGCCGCAGACGCCCCACCAAGCAGGGCGTCGTCCTCTCAGAGGAGCTGATCGTCGCCACCGCCCTGCGCCTGATCGAGGAACACGGCGCGGAGGCCCTGTCCGTCCGGCGCCTGGGCCGCGCCCTCGGTGCCGACCCGAGCTCGCTGTACCGCTATTTCCGCCACACCGACGACCTGATGCTCGCCGTCACCGACGAACTCATCGGCAGCACCCTGCGTAGCTGGCGCCCCACCGGCGACTGGCGCGCAGACCTCGGGGACCTCGGTCTGCGCATGCACGCGGGCGCCCTCGCCCACCCCCGCGCGGCCGTCCTCAGCTCCTACCGCGTGACCGGGCGGGCGTACGAGATCCAGGCCGTGGAGACCATCCTCGGCGTGTTGCGCGACGCCGGCTTCCACGACGTCGAGGCGGTGCGCATCTATCACGCCTTCGTCGACCAGTCCCTCGCCTTCGGCGCCCTCGACTCGGCGAGCGTCGCCCTGCCGAAGGCCGCCCGGGAGGCGGAGACGGCCGTGTGGTGGTCCACCTACGCGCGGCTCCCCGCCGACACGCACCCCCACATCGCCGCCACCGCCCGCCACCTCGTCGCCGACATGCCCCACAGCTCCTACCCGGCCGCACTGGACCTGTTCCTGAGCGCGGCGGCCGCGCGACTGGCGGAGACCCGAGCGGGAAAGGAGACCTGA
- a CDS encoding DUF742 domain-containing protein: MSAPRRPTDPSGLERYYVLTGGRSGPGGSASSLDVATLIVALTAPVPGMQHEHEDILRRCRDPLSVAELGAHLGLPFNILAVLLADLLEAGRVEARDPIPAHGAGRGPDLALLEEVLSGLERL, encoded by the coding sequence ATGAGTGCTCCCCGCCGGCCCACGGACCCGTCCGGTCTCGAGCGCTACTACGTCCTCACGGGGGGACGCAGCGGACCGGGCGGTTCGGCGTCGAGTCTCGACGTAGCGACCCTCATCGTCGCCCTGACCGCCCCCGTACCGGGCATGCAGCACGAACACGAGGACATCCTCCGGCGCTGCCGCGATCCGCTGTCGGTGGCCGAACTCGGCGCCCACCTCGGACTGCCCTTCAACATTCTCGCGGTGCTGCTGGCGGATCTGCTGGAAGCAGGCCGCGTCGAAGCCCGTGACCCTATCCCGGCACACGGCGCCGGCCGCGGGCCCGACCTCGCGCTCCTTGAGGAGGTACTCAGTGGACTTGAACGGCTTTGA
- a CDS encoding VOC family protein, producing the protein MPLVEAGYVVLDCAEPEKLAVFYKELLEAEETDATANRVEIKGADGFRLAFRRDVNAVPPSWPRPENSLQAHLDFVVADLDEAERKVVELGGRPLETKDASGPFEQRGYADPAGHSFTLRRVTPTAPKQG; encoded by the coding sequence ATGCCACTGGTGGAAGCGGGTTACGTGGTGCTCGACTGCGCCGAGCCCGAGAAACTCGCCGTGTTCTACAAGGAGCTGCTGGAGGCCGAGGAGACGGATGCGACCGCCAACCGCGTGGAGATCAAGGGCGCCGATGGCTTCCGGCTGGCCTTCCGCCGCGATGTGAACGCGGTGCCGCCGAGCTGGCCGCGCCCCGAGAACTCCCTCCAGGCCCACCTGGACTTCGTCGTGGCGGACCTGGACGAGGCGGAGCGCAAGGTCGTGGAGCTGGGCGGGCGCCCGCTGGAGACGAAGGACGCCTCCGGGCCGTTCGAGCAACGCGGGTACGCCGACCCGGCCGGCCACTCCTTCACCCTGCGCCGCGTCACGCCGACGGCACCCAAGCAGGGCTGA
- a CDS encoding sensor histidine kinase KdpD: MELATPPPAARAPVAWYSWWLMPLALGGGTVAATFMSSERIAAGVAGLAATAASAVCVRLLIRTRTQLSRTEGSFRATQAEHSQQWQQHVAGLERNFGAERSSLESQLADQSGAYEAQLAQQTSSYDAQLAEQVRAFEARLAEQATSYEAQLADQGEVWREQLAHQYDAVARLANEQLPDALQQLRAGESIDDLLPAANQCAKVSADLQAELRKALRTALIGVEEEFNRSTSAEQAVISIGNRIHVLTSKLRGRLHEMQGEHGRLPSVARGLMELDQELGPADSLAASIGVLGGSDRPGRQWQEPQRLLSVVRGGIGRIKDFHRIEVRHLPELGVDGGLVDHLTLIFAQLLDNAARYSPPSEPVLVSGKEVPNGVGIEIQDSGKGLSEEKKREAQEALTGTAAGPGIGGISEDANIGLRVVGALARRYGIRVTFADSPWLGTSVVVVVPHKYFSPLPAAAAGAAPATAAAPAPQPAAAVPAQPVAEESATVDTTPGGLPRRRSKRHEGEDAARHQPVERTERTEETAVPAVPPDASFTGLAAFATAGREAGEEYTTEDTAPVGRQSTEHRTEESD; this comes from the coding sequence ATGGAACTCGCCACCCCGCCGCCGGCGGCGCGGGCCCCTGTCGCCTGGTACAGCTGGTGGTTGATGCCGCTGGCCTTAGGAGGCGGGACGGTTGCCGCAACGTTCATGAGCTCCGAGCGGATAGCCGCCGGTGTCGCGGGCCTCGCCGCCACCGCGGCAAGCGCCGTGTGCGTACGGCTGCTGATTCGCACCCGCACACAGCTGAGCCGCACCGAGGGCTCCTTCCGAGCCACGCAGGCCGAGCACTCCCAGCAGTGGCAGCAGCACGTCGCGGGCCTGGAGCGGAATTTCGGCGCCGAGCGCAGCTCACTGGAGTCACAGCTCGCCGACCAGTCCGGTGCCTACGAGGCGCAGCTGGCCCAGCAGACCTCCTCGTACGACGCCCAACTCGCCGAACAGGTACGGGCCTTCGAGGCACGCCTCGCCGAGCAGGCCACGTCGTACGAGGCCCAGCTCGCCGACCAGGGCGAGGTCTGGCGGGAGCAGCTCGCCCACCAGTACGACGCGGTCGCCCGGCTCGCGAACGAGCAGCTGCCCGATGCGCTGCAGCAGCTGCGCGCCGGTGAGTCCATCGACGACCTGCTGCCTGCGGCCAACCAGTGCGCGAAGGTCAGCGCCGACCTGCAGGCCGAACTGCGCAAGGCGCTGCGCACCGCTTTGATCGGCGTGGAGGAGGAGTTCAACCGCTCGACCTCCGCCGAGCAGGCCGTCATCAGCATCGGCAACCGTATCCACGTGCTGACCAGCAAGCTCCGTGGCCGGCTGCACGAGATGCAGGGCGAGCACGGCCGGCTGCCCTCCGTGGCTCGCGGCCTGATGGAACTCGACCAGGAGCTCGGCCCCGCCGACTCGCTCGCCGCGAGCATCGGTGTGCTCGGCGGCTCGGACCGGCCGGGCCGGCAGTGGCAGGAGCCGCAGCGCCTGCTCAGCGTGGTGCGCGGCGGCATCGGCCGGATCAAGGACTTCCACCGCATCGAGGTCCGCCATCTGCCGGAACTCGGCGTGGACGGCGGCCTGGTGGACCACCTCACGCTGATCTTCGCGCAGCTGCTGGACAACGCGGCCCGCTACTCGCCGCCCAGCGAGCCCGTGCTCGTCTCCGGCAAGGAGGTGCCCAACGGCGTCGGCATCGAGATCCAGGACTCCGGCAAGGGCCTGAGCGAGGAGAAGAAGCGCGAGGCCCAGGAGGCTCTCACCGGCACCGCGGCCGGACCCGGCATCGGCGGCATCTCCGAGGACGCCAACATCGGTCTGCGCGTCGTGGGCGCACTCGCCCGCCGCTACGGCATCCGCGTCACCTTCGCGGACTCGCCCTGGCTCGGTACTTCGGTGGTGGTAGTGGTCCCGCACAAGTACTTCAGCCCGCTTCCCGCGGCCGCCGCCGGGGCCGCCCCCGCCACGGCGGCGGCCCCGGCCCCCCAGCCCGCCGCGGCCGTCCCCGCCCAGCCGGTGGCCGAGGAATCCGCGACGGTGGACACCACGCCCGGCGGACTGCCCCGGCGCCGCAGCAAGCGGCACGAGGGGGAGGACGCGGCACGGCACCAGCCGGTCGAGCGCACCGAGCGGACGGAGGAGACCGCCGTTCCCGCCGTCCCGCCGGACGCCTCGTTCACCGGCCTGGCAGCCTTCGCCACCGCCGGCCGTGAAGCAGGCGAGGAGTACACCACGGAGGACACGGCGCCCGTCGGCCGCCAGTCCACCGAGCACCGCACTGAAGAGAGCGACTAG
- a CDS encoding cytochrome P450, whose translation MNDQSHGSGVTGGCPVAHGQGTTRLYGPESATDPHGIYERLRKEHGSVAPVLLEGDVPAWLVLGYRESRRVLDNPLQFARDSRNWRDWREGRIGETSPLVPLLGWRPDCVSLDGEAHRRLRSAVNDVLHAAAGRGIRRHAKHFANKLIDGFADSGHADLVADYADLLPMLVMSRILGLAEAEGRRLVECCAQVFKGGEDAVVLDGTIMEIFGELAERRRSEPSSDLATGLLEHSAGLDQDEVVHHLRVVLIAAHVTTNLLARVLQLVLTDASRLSGLISGQLNISAVVEEVMWNSPPLAVLPGRFAASDVELGGHRIEEGDLLVVGLAPGNLDPEARPDPGVSVQGNQAHLAFGAGPHECPGQGIGQSMIEVAVDVLLHRLPGLQLAVPADELTTTASTWDSRLDRLPVEFPV comes from the coding sequence ATGAACGACCAGTCCCACGGTTCCGGTGTCACGGGCGGTTGTCCCGTCGCGCACGGTCAGGGCACCACCCGGCTGTACGGGCCGGAGTCCGCGACCGATCCGCACGGCATATACGAGCGGTTGCGCAAGGAGCACGGTTCCGTCGCGCCGGTGCTGCTGGAGGGCGACGTCCCGGCCTGGCTGGTGCTCGGCTACCGCGAGAGCCGCCGGGTGCTGGACAACCCGTTGCAGTTCGCGCGGGACTCGCGGAACTGGCGGGACTGGCGGGAGGGCCGGATCGGGGAGACCTCTCCGCTGGTGCCGCTGCTGGGCTGGCGCCCCGACTGCGTGTCCCTGGACGGCGAGGCGCACCGCAGGCTGCGCAGCGCCGTCAACGATGTGCTGCACGCTGCTGCCGGCCGCGGTATCCGGCGCCACGCCAAGCACTTCGCCAACAAGCTGATCGACGGGTTCGCGGACAGCGGCCACGCCGATCTGGTGGCGGACTACGCCGATCTACTGCCGATGCTCGTCATGTCCCGCATTCTGGGGCTTGCCGAAGCGGAGGGGCGCCGACTGGTCGAATGCTGTGCCCAGGTGTTCAAGGGCGGCGAGGACGCCGTAGTGCTCGACGGCACGATCATGGAGATCTTCGGTGAACTCGCCGAGCGCAGGCGGTCCGAGCCCAGCTCCGACCTCGCCACCGGCCTGCTGGAGCACAGCGCGGGTCTCGACCAGGACGAGGTCGTCCACCACCTGCGCGTGGTGCTGATCGCCGCGCACGTGACGACCAACCTGCTGGCCCGGGTGCTGCAGCTGGTTCTGACCGACGCCTCCCGGCTCTCCGGGCTGATCAGCGGTCAGCTGAACATCTCGGCAGTGGTGGAGGAGGTCATGTGGAACTCTCCACCGTTGGCCGTCCTGCCGGGGCGCTTCGCCGCCAGCGATGTCGAACTGGGCGGGCACCGCATCGAGGAGGGCGACCTGCTCGTCGTCGGTCTCGCCCCGGGCAACCTCGACCCCGAGGCCCGGCCCGATCCGGGCGTCTCGGTGCAGGGCAACCAGGCGCACCTGGCGTTCGGCGCGGGCCCGCACGAGTGCCCCGGACAGGGCATCGGGCAGTCCATGATCGAGGTTGCGGTGGACGTCCTGCTGCACCGGCTGCCGGGCCTGCAGCTGGCCGTGCCGGCGGATGAACTCACCACGACCGCCTCCACCTGGGATTCCCGGCTGGACAGACTGCCGGTCGAGTTCCCCGTGTGA
- a CDS encoding DUF4235 domain-containing protein — protein MKLPLAYKPLGFALGWVSGSLAGLAFRKTWMAMRHEEDAPDALDQERGWGEILLAAAVQGALFAVVRSAVDRTGAKAIERSTGVWPVAEKGGRD, from the coding sequence ATGAAGCTGCCCCTCGCCTACAAGCCCCTGGGGTTCGCGCTGGGCTGGGTCAGCGGCTCCCTCGCCGGGCTCGCGTTCCGCAAGACGTGGATGGCGATGCGGCACGAGGAGGACGCGCCCGACGCCCTGGACCAGGAGCGTGGCTGGGGCGAGATCCTGCTCGCCGCCGCGGTCCAGGGTGCCCTGTTCGCCGTGGTGCGCAGCGCGGTGGACCGCACGGGCGCGAAGGCCATCGAACGCTCCACCGGCGTCTGGCCGGTCGCCGAGAAGGGCGGCCGGGACTGA